The proteins below are encoded in one region of Pelagibacterium flavum:
- the rplA gene encoding 50S ribosomal protein L1 → MTKIAKRTKQVRDGIDRKKLYGVDEAIKMVKERATAKFDETVEVAMNLGVDPRHADQMVRGVVNLPNGTGKTVRVAVFAKDAKAEEAKKAGADIVGADDLAEEIQKGNINFDRCIATPDMMPLVGRLGKILGPRNLMPNPKVGTVTPDVAGAVKAAKGGAVEFRVEKAGIIHAGVGKASFTEAQLVENIKALTDAVSKAKPAGAKGTYVKRVAVSSTMGAGVHVDPSSVI, encoded by the coding sequence ATGACCAAGATCGCAAAGCGCACAAAGCAGGTTCGTGACGGTATCGACCGCAAGAAGCTCTACGGCGTCGACGAGGCCATCAAGATGGTCAAGGAACGCGCCACGGCAAAGTTCGACGAGACCGTTGAAGTTGCGATGAACCTGGGCGTTGACCCGCGCCACGCCGACCAGATGGTCCGCGGCGTCGTCAACCTGCCCAACGGCACGGGCAAGACCGTTCGCGTCGCCGTGTTCGCCAAGGACGCCAAGGCCGAAGAGGCCAAGAAGGCCGGTGCGGATATCGTTGGCGCAGACGATCTGGCCGAGGAAATCCAGAAGGGCAACATCAATTTCGATCGCTGCATTGCGACCCCGGACATGATGCCGCTCGTTGGCCGCCTCGGCAAGATCCTGGGCCCGCGCAATTTGATGCCGAACCCCAAGGTCGGCACCGTGACCCCCGATGTCGCCGGAGCCGTCAAGGCTGCCAAGGGCGGCGCCGTGGAGTTCCGTGTCGAAAAGGCCGGTATCATTCACGCCGGTGTGGGCAAGGCTTCGTTCACCGAAGCTCAGCTCGTTGAAAACATCAAGGCGCTGACCGACGCCGTTTCCAAGGCAAAGCCTGCGGGCGCCAAGGGAACCTACGTCAAGCGCGTCGCCGTTTCCTCGACAATGGGCGCTGGCGTCCATGTCGATCCTTCGTCGGTCATCTAA
- the rplK gene encoding 50S ribosomal protein L11 — MAKKIIGYIKLQVPAGSATPSPPIGPALGQRGLNIMEFCKAFNAATQEMEKNAPIPVVITAFADKSFTFEMKLPPVTYFIKKAINLKSGSKRPGHDSAGTLSQDQLRDIAEKKMKDLNADTVEAAMSMVAGSARSMGLQVEG; from the coding sequence ATGGCAAAAAAGATTATCGGTTATATCAAGTTGCAGGTGCCTGCCGGCTCCGCGACTCCGTCGCCCCCGATCGGCCCGGCCCTCGGCCAGCGCGGTCTGAACATCATGGAATTCTGCAAGGCCTTCAATGCGGCCACGCAGGAGATGGAAAAGAACGCGCCGATCCCGGTCGTCATTACCGCTTTTGCGGACAAGAGCTTCACCTTCGAAATGAAGCTGCCCCCGGTCACCTACTTCATCAAGAAGGCGATCAATCTCAAGTCGGGCTCCAAGCGCCCGGGTCACGATAGCGCCGGCACCCTGTCCCAGGACCAGCTGCGCGATATCGCGGAAAAGAAGATGAAGGATCTCAACGCGGATACCGTTGAAGCCGCAATGAGCATGGTTGCCGGGTCCGCCCGCTCCATGGGCCTTCAGGTTGAGGGGTAA
- the rplL gene encoding 50S ribosomal protein L7/L12, with protein sequence MADLAKLVDDLSALTVLEASELSKMLEEKWGVSAAAPVAVAAAGGAAPAAAAEEQTEFDVVLTAAGDQKINVIKEVRGITGLGLKEAKDLVEGAPKAVKEGVNKAEAEDIKAKLEAAGAKVELK encoded by the coding sequence ATGGCTGATCTTGCAAAGCTCGTAGACGATTTGTCTGCACTGACCGTCCTGGAAGCTTCCGAGCTCTCCAAGATGCTCGAAGAAAAGTGGGGCGTTTCCGCCGCCGCTCCGGTTGCCGTTGCTGCCGCTGGCGGCGCCGCACCTGCCGCCGCTGCTGAAGAGCAGACGGAATTTGACGTTGTTCTGACCGCCGCTGGCGACCAGAAGATCAACGTCATCAAGGAAGTCCGTGGCATCACCGGCCTCGGCCTGAAGGAAGCCAAGGACCTCGTCGAAGGCGCTCCCAAGGCTGTCAAGGAAGGTGTCAACAAGGCGGAAGCCGAAGACATCAAGGCAAAGCTCGAAGCAGCTGGCGCCAAGGTCGAACTCAAGTAG
- the secE gene encoding preprotein translocase subunit SecE, whose amino-acid sequence MARTNPFTFFQQVRSEVGKVVWPTRNETLISTAMVLVMVIFASLFFLAADQIIQFFVGLILSIR is encoded by the coding sequence ATGGCCCGGACTAATCCTTTTACGTTTTTTCAGCAGGTGCGTTCGGAGGTCGGCAAGGTTGTCTGGCCAACCCGGAACGAGACGCTGATCTCGACTGCGATGGTTCTGGTCATGGTGATCTTCGCGAGCCTGTTCTTTCTGGCCGCCGACCAGATCATCCAGTTCTTTGTCGGGTTAATACTGTCCATTCGCTAA
- the nusG gene encoding transcription termination/antitermination protein NusG, which translates to MAKRWYIVQAYSNFERKVAEDIRQKVVSNGLEHLFEDVLVPTEKVTEVRRGRKVDAERKFFPGYVLVKMELTDETFHLIKNTPKVTGFLGADNKPQPISEREAMSILQQVQEGVDRPKPSVSFEVGENVRVSDGPFASFSGVVEEVDEERARLKVEVSIFGRPTPVELEYGQVEKV; encoded by the coding sequence ATGGCCAAGCGTTGGTACATTGTTCAGGCGTATTCGAACTTCGAGCGCAAGGTTGCAGAAGACATCAGGCAGAAGGTTGTCTCCAACGGCCTCGAGCATCTTTTCGAGGACGTTCTGGTGCCGACCGAGAAGGTCACGGAAGTTCGTCGCGGCCGCAAGGTCGATGCCGAGCGCAAGTTTTTTCCCGGCTACGTGCTGGTCAAGATGGAACTGACTGACGAGACGTTCCATCTCATCAAGAATACCCCGAAGGTCACCGGGTTCCTCGGCGCGGACAACAAGCCGCAGCCGATTTCGGAACGCGAGGCGATGAGCATTCTCCAGCAGGTGCAGGAGGGCGTCGATCGTCCCAAGCCTTCGGTCTCTTTCGAGGTCGGCGAGAACGTTCGGGTTTCCGACGGTCCGTTCGCGAGCTTTTCGGGCGTCGTCGAGGAAGTCGACGAAGAGCGCGCGCGCCTCAAGGTGGAAGTTTCGATTTTCGGTCGGCCCACGCCGGTCGAGCTGGAATACGGTCAGGTCGAAAAGGTCTGA
- the rplJ gene encoding 50S ribosomal protein L10, with amino-acid sequence MDRAEKAEVVSSLQQAFAGSGAVVVAHYAGLSVSDFEKLRVQMKQAGGQVKVAKNRLAKLALKETETADISGLLTGPTVLAYSEDPITAPRIAKKFADTNSKFVILGGAMGSTELDADGVKALADLPSLDELRAKLAGLLTQPAAQIARLAKEPGASVARVISAYSEKGAA; translated from the coding sequence GTGGATAGAGCGGAAAAAGCTGAGGTCGTCTCCTCGCTCCAGCAGGCATTTGCCGGCTCGGGCGCGGTTGTCGTCGCTCACTATGCCGGTCTGTCGGTGTCTGACTTCGAAAAGCTGCGTGTGCAGATGAAGCAGGCCGGTGGACAGGTTAAGGTCGCAAAGAACCGCCTTGCCAAGCTCGCTCTTAAAGAAACCGAAACCGCGGATATCTCGGGCCTTCTTACTGGCCCGACGGTTCTTGCCTATTCGGAAGATCCCATCACGGCACCTCGTATTGCCAAGAAGTTCGCTGACACGAATTCCAAGTTCGTGATTCTCGGCGGCGCGATGGGCTCGACCGAACTCGATGCCGATGGCGTCAAGGCACTGGCCGATCTGCCTTCGCTGGACGAACTGCGCGCCAAGCTCGCCGGTCTGCTCACGCAGCCTGCAGCCCAGATCGCACGTCTGGCCAAGGAACCGGGCGCTTCTGTCGCTCGCGTTATCTCCGCTTATTCGGAAAAGGGCGCTGCATAA
- the rpoB gene encoding DNA-directed RNA polymerase subunit beta codes for MATTFNGRRKVRKSFGSIREVTEMPNLIEVQKASYDQFLMVDEPEGGRGDEGLQSVFRSVFPITDFSNTASLEFVRFEFEQPKYDVEECRQRDMTFAAPLKVTLRLIVFEVDEDTGTRSVKDIKEQDVYMGDMPFMTSNGTFIVNGTERVIVSQMHRSPGVFFDHDKGKTHSSGKLLFAARIIPYRGSWLDIEFDAKDIVYARIDRRRKIPVTSLLKALGLDAEEILDTYYDIQTYTKSEKGWNKPFDAEKMKGTKPVYDLIDAKTGNVVHEGGARLTARAAKKIVESGVTHLLATNEDLYGMYLARDIVDLSNGEIFAEAGDEIDEKVLETLVEKGFDELPILDIDHINVGAYIRNTLAVDKNESREDALFDIYRVMRPGEPPTIDTAEAMFNSLFFDSERYDLSAVGRVKMNMRLDLDAPDTMRVLRKEDIVAVVRTLVELRDGKGDIDDIDNLGNRRVRSVGELMENHYRLGLLRMERAIKERMSSVEIDTVMPQDLINAKPAAAAVREFFGSSQLSQFMDQTNPLSEITHKRRLSALGPGGLTRERAGFEVRDVHVTHYGRICPIETPEGPNIGLINSLATFARVNKYGFIETPYRKVVDGKVTDEVVYLSAMEEAKHHVAQANATLSDKGEFINELVVARHAGEPSLTPREMVDLMDVSPKQVVSVAASLIPFLENDDANRALMGSNMQRQAVPLLRAEAPFVGTGMEAVVARDSGAAIGALRTGIVDQVDATRIVIRATEENDASKSGVDIYNLMKFQRSNQSTCINQRPLVVVGDHVQAGDIIADGPSTELGDLALGRNVLVAFMPWNGYNFEDSILLSEKIVQDDVFTSIHIEEYEVMARDTKLGPEEITRDIPNVSEEALKNLDEAGIVHIGAEVQAGDILVGKITPKGESPMTPEEKLLRAIFGEKASDVRDTSLRIPPGDGGIVVEVRVFNRHGIDKDERAMAIEREEIERLAKDRDDEQSILDRNVYARLKEMLFGKAATTGPKGYVAGTKLNDSIFDAHARSKWWQFAVDDDKLMSEIESLQGQYDESRRLLEQRFIDKVDKLQRGDELPPGVMKMVKVFVATKRKVQSGDKMAGRHGNKGVISRIMPVEDMPFLEDGTHVDIVLNPLGVPSRMNVGQILETHLGWAARGMGRKIDAMMDAYRQSKDVTPLKKEISVLYEGDDYVGDLDDDGIVRLGQQLSKGVSIATPVFDGAKEADIVTMLERAGLDGSGQSTLYDGRTGEEFDRKVTVGYIYMLKLHHLVDDKIHARSIGPYSLVTQQPLGGKAQFGGQRFGEMEVWALEAYGAAYTLQEMLTVKSDDVAGRTKVYEAIVRGDDTFEAGIPESFNVLVKEIRSLGLNVELTDMEADNDEPGGDPELAPPADAAE; via the coding sequence ATGGCTACCACGTTCAACGGGCGCCGCAAGGTGCGCAAGTCCTTTGGGTCAATTCGTGAAGTCACGGAGATGCCGAACCTGATCGAGGTGCAAAAGGCATCTTACGATCAGTTCCTGATGGTCGATGAGCCCGAAGGCGGGCGGGGCGATGAAGGCCTCCAGTCGGTCTTCCGGTCGGTCTTCCCGATCACCGATTTTTCCAACACCGCGTCTCTCGAATTCGTTCGTTTCGAATTCGAGCAGCCCAAATATGACGTCGAGGAATGCCGCCAGCGCGACATGACCTTTGCCGCGCCGCTCAAGGTGACGCTGCGGCTGATCGTGTTCGAGGTCGACGAAGACACCGGCACCCGCTCGGTCAAGGACATCAAGGAGCAGGACGTCTATATGGGCGACATGCCCTTCATGACGTCGAACGGCACCTTCATCGTCAACGGCACCGAACGCGTCATCGTCTCCCAGATGCACCGTTCGCCTGGCGTGTTCTTCGATCACGACAAGGGCAAGACCCATTCGTCGGGCAAGCTTCTGTTTGCCGCGCGCATCATTCCCTATCGCGGGAGCTGGCTCGATATCGAATTCGACGCCAAGGACATCGTCTATGCGCGTATCGATCGCCGCCGCAAGATCCCGGTGACCTCGCTGCTCAAGGCCCTGGGCCTGGACGCGGAAGAGATCCTGGACACCTATTACGATATCCAGACCTACACCAAGAGTGAAAAGGGCTGGAACAAGCCATTCGACGCCGAGAAGATGAAGGGCACCAAGCCCGTTTACGATCTGATCGACGCCAAGACCGGCAACGTGGTTCACGAAGGTGGAGCTCGCCTGACGGCCCGTGCCGCCAAGAAGATCGTCGAATCCGGTGTGACCCATCTGCTGGCCACCAACGAAGATCTCTACGGCATGTACCTTGCCCGCGACATCGTTGACCTGTCCAACGGCGAAATCTTTGCCGAAGCCGGCGACGAGATCGACGAGAAGGTGCTGGAAACGCTGGTCGAGAAGGGCTTTGACGAGCTTCCGATCCTCGACATCGACCACATCAATGTCGGTGCCTATATCCGCAACACGCTGGCCGTGGACAAGAACGAAAGCCGCGAAGACGCGCTGTTCGACATCTACCGCGTGATGCGTCCGGGCGAGCCGCCCACCATCGACACCGCCGAAGCCATGTTCAACTCGCTGTTCTTTGACAGCGAGCGCTATGACCTTTCGGCGGTCGGCCGCGTGAAGATGAACATGCGTCTCGATCTCGATGCGCCCGACACCATGCGCGTTCTGCGCAAGGAAGACATCGTCGCTGTCGTTCGCACCCTGGTCGAACTGCGTGACGGCAAGGGCGATATCGACGACATCGACAACCTCGGCAACCGCCGTGTGCGTTCGGTCGGCGAATTGATGGAAAACCATTATCGTCTCGGCCTTCTGCGCATGGAGCGCGCCATCAAGGAGCGCATGAGCTCGGTCGAGATCGACACGGTGATGCCCCAGGATCTCATCAACGCCAAGCCGGCTGCGGCTGCGGTGCGCGAGTTCTTTGGTTCGTCCCAGCTTTCCCAGTTCATGGATCAGACCAACCCGCTTTCGGAAATTACCCACAAGCGCCGTCTTTCGGCGCTTGGGCCGGGCGGTCTGACACGCGAGCGCGCAGGCTTTGAAGTCCGCGACGTTCACGTGACCCATTATGGCCGTATCTGCCCGATCGAAACGCCGGAAGGTCCCAACATCGGCCTGATCAACTCGCTGGCCACCTTCGCGCGCGTCAACAAGTACGGGTTCATCGAAACCCCGTACCGCAAGGTCGTGGACGGCAAGGTGACTGACGAGGTCGTCTATCTCTCGGCCATGGAAGAAGCCAAGCACCACGTTGCGCAGGCCAACGCCACGCTGAGCGACAAGGGCGAGTTCATCAACGAACTGGTCGTGGCCCGTCACGCCGGTGAGCCCTCGCTCACCCCGCGTGAAATGGTCGACCTGATGGACGTTTCGCCCAAGCAGGTGGTCTCGGTTGCCGCTTCGCTGATTCCGTTCCTGGAAAACGACGACGCCAACCGCGCCCTGATGGGCTCGAACATGCAGCGCCAGGCCGTGCCGCTTCTGCGTGCGGAAGCCCCGTTCGTGGGCACGGGCATGGAAGCCGTCGTGGCTCGGGATTCGGGTGCCGCGATCGGTGCCCTGCGCACCGGTATCGTCGATCAGGTGGATGCGACCCGTATCGTTATCCGCGCGACCGAAGAAAACGATGCGTCCAAGTCGGGCGTCGACATCTATAACCTGATGAAGTTCCAGCGCTCGAACCAGTCGACCTGCATCAACCAGCGTCCGCTGGTGGTGGTTGGCGATCATGTTCAGGCCGGCGACATCATTGCCGATGGTCCTTCGACCGAACTGGGCGATCTGGCCCTGGGCCGCAACGTGCTCGTCGCGTTCATGCCCTGGAACGGCTACAACTTCGAAGATTCGATCCTGCTTTCCGAAAAGATCGTTCAGGACGACGTCTTCACCTCGATCCATATCGAGGAATATGAAGTGATGGCCCGCGACACCAAGCTCGGACCGGAAGAAATCACTCGCGATATTCCCAACGTTTCGGAAGAAGCGCTGAAAAATCTCGACGAGGCCGGTATCGTTCACATCGGTGCCGAAGTGCAGGCGGGCGATATTCTGGTGGGCAAGATCACGCCCAAGGGCGAAAGCCCGATGACGCCGGAAGAAAAGCTGCTGCGCGCCATTTTCGGTGAAAAGGCATCGGACGTCCGCGACACCTCGCTGCGCATCCCTCCCGGGGATGGCGGTATCGTTGTGGAAGTGCGCGTGTTCAACCGTCACGGCATCGACAAGGACGAACGTGCCATGGCGATCGAGCGTGAGGAAATCGAACGCCTCGCCAAGGACCGTGACGACGAACAGTCGATCCTCGACCGGAACGTCTATGCGCGTCTCAAAGAGATGCTGTTCGGCAAGGCCGCCACGACCGGGCCCAAGGGCTATGTCGCAGGCACCAAGCTCAACGACTCGATCTTTGATGCTCACGCACGGTCCAAGTGGTGGCAGTTTGCCGTCGATGACGACAAGCTGATGAGCGAGATCGAATCGCTCCAGGGCCAGTATGACGAGAGCCGTCGTCTGCTCGAGCAGCGGTTCATCGACAAGGTCGACAAGCTCCAGCGTGGCGACGAGCTTCCGCCAGGCGTGATGAAGATGGTCAAGGTGTTCGTCGCGACCAAGCGCAAGGTGCAGTCGGGCGACAAGATGGCCGGCCGTCACGGCAACAAGGGCGTTATCTCGCGCATCATGCCGGTCGAGGACATGCCGTTCCTCGAAGACGGTACGCATGTCGACATCGTGCTCAACCCCCTGGGCGTGCCGTCGCGCATGAATGTGGGGCAGATCCTCGAGACGCACCTTGGCTGGGCGGCTCGCGGCATGGGCCGCAAGATCGACGCCATGATGGACGCCTATCGTCAGTCCAAGGACGTCACGCCGCTCAAGAAGGAAATCTCGGTTCTCTACGAGGGCGACGACTATGTCGGCGATCTCGACGATGACGGCATCGTTCGTCTGGGCCAGCAGCTTTCCAAGGGCGTTTCCATTGCGACCCCGGTGTTCGACGGGGCCAAGGAAGCCGATATCGTCACCATGCTCGAAAGGGCAGGGCTCGACGGTTCGGGGCAATCGACGCTCTATGACGGCCGTACCGGTGAAGAGTTCGACCGCAAGGTGACAGTGGGCTACATCTACATGCTCAAGCTGCACCACCTTGTGGACGATAAGATCCACGCCCGTTCGATCGGTCCATACAGCCTGGTTACCCAGCAGCCGCTCGGTGGCAAGGCCCAGTTCGGCGGACAGCGGTTCGGCGAGATGGAGGTGTGGGCGCTCGAAGCTTACGGCGCTGCTTACACCTTGCAGGAAATGCTCACCGTCAAGTCGGACGACGTTGCCGGCCGCACCAAGGTTTACGAAGCCATTGTGCGTGGCGACGACACCTTCGAAGCGGGGATCCCCGAGAGCTTTAACGTTCTCGTCAAGGAAATCCGCTCGCTGGGCCTCAATGTCGAACTGACCGACATGGAAGCGGACAATGACGAGCCGGGTGGCGATCCCGAACTCGCACCTCCTGCGGACGCGGCGGAATAA